The following proteins are encoded in a genomic region of Mycobacterium sp. 155:
- a CDS encoding LLM class flavin-dependent oxidoreductase, with protein MPNVGNPNAIVELAVQAEAVGWDGFFVWDTLQTEADERVDVLDPAVLLSAIATSTSTIAIGPMVTALPRRRPWKVAKELITLDHLSRGRLIAGFGLGSPSKEEFADFGEETELRARAALLDEGLGIIDTMFAGDAVDHAGPAYNVHAHLKPGAYQRPRPPIWTASVGTSGGPLARAKRWDGVFAIAKDYQGLTPAEVREWRERVEREDSYVIATTARVGVSSRDLDAAGLNWRVSEPRRLHDDWVTDFRPLILAGPHASDF; from the coding sequence GTGCCTAACGTCGGAAACCCAAATGCCATTGTGGAATTGGCGGTACAAGCCGAGGCCGTAGGGTGGGACGGATTCTTCGTCTGGGACACGCTGCAGACCGAAGCCGACGAACGTGTCGACGTGCTGGATCCGGCTGTGCTCTTGTCGGCCATCGCGACGTCAACTTCGACGATTGCCATCGGACCCATGGTGACCGCGCTCCCGCGGCGCCGCCCATGGAAGGTCGCCAAGGAGCTCATCACGCTCGATCACCTTTCGCGGGGGCGCTTGATCGCTGGCTTCGGATTGGGCTCCCCGTCAAAGGAGGAGTTCGCGGATTTCGGCGAAGAGACGGAACTTCGCGCCCGCGCCGCCTTGCTTGACGAGGGCCTCGGGATTATCGACACCATGTTCGCCGGAGACGCGGTGGACCACGCGGGACCCGCGTACAACGTGCATGCCCACTTGAAGCCGGGCGCTTACCAACGTCCGCGACCGCCGATCTGGACCGCCTCGGTCGGAACTTCTGGCGGCCCACTCGCGCGCGCGAAGCGCTGGGACGGGGTCTTCGCGATCGCCAAGGACTATCAGGGGTTGACGCCCGCAGAAGTACGGGAGTGGCGTGAGAGAGTCGAGCGCGAGGACAGCTACGTCATCGCCACCACCGCACGAGTCGGCGTCAGCTCCCGTGACCTCGACGCCGCCGGACTGAACTGGCGAGTGAGCGAACCACGTCGTCTCCACGACGACTGGGTGACCGATTTTCGACCGCTGATTCTTGCTGGTCCGCACGCATCAGACTTCTGA
- a CDS encoding alpha/beta hydrolase codes for MRSVSPSSRSHRVRPADRDPGCGCTVPGAGRVAGGALVFAHGGAFCLGGLETDHLRCHLYAQRASSVVVSVDYALAPENPYPAGLDDMSAVVQWVSDNADELNVDRRLICIGGESAGGCLAAAVALRCRDIASVVLVGQLLLFPVTDHRLRTASMDEGADMPAWNAVQSRTMWAHYLRGLGGPISGDASPAMAIDLTGLPRALVVTAEVDPLQDEGLEYGQRLCAAGVSTDIHSYAGTFHVFDMASPGTAVAQRALREQTDFLNGVFA; via the coding sequence ATGCGGTCAGTATCGCCGAGTTCGCGATCTCATCGGGTTCGCCCGGCCGACCGAGACCCCGGGTGCGGTTGTACCGTCCCCGGGGCCGGTCGCGTCGCCGGGGGGGCATTGGTATTCGCCCATGGTGGGGCGTTTTGCCTCGGCGGTCTGGAGACCGATCATCTGCGGTGCCATCTCTACGCGCAACGCGCTTCGTCCGTTGTCGTCAGCGTCGACTATGCGTTGGCGCCTGAGAATCCCTATCCCGCAGGCTTGGACGACATGTCGGCAGTCGTGCAGTGGGTGTCGGACAACGCCGACGAGCTCAACGTCGACCGACGTCTGATCTGCATCGGCGGGGAGAGCGCCGGGGGATGCCTGGCGGCCGCAGTTGCGCTGCGCTGCAGGGATATCGCCAGCGTCGTGTTGGTCGGTCAGCTGCTGCTGTTCCCCGTCACCGACCATCGCCTGCGGACGGCCTCGATGGACGAGGGCGCGGATATGCCGGCCTGGAACGCCGTCCAGAGTCGCACGATGTGGGCGCACTACCTGCGGGGCCTGGGCGGGCCGATATCCGGCGACGCGTCCCCGGCCATGGCCATCGACCTGACGGGCTTGCCTCGGGCGCTCGTGGTCACAGCCGAGGTCGATCCATTACAAGACGAGGGTCTCGAGTACGGCCAACGGTTGTGCGCAGCGGGTGTCAGCACAGATATCCATAGTTACGCCGGCACATTTCACGTTTTCGACATGGCCTCGCCGGGCACCGCGGTCGCCCAGCGGGCACTTCGCGAACAGACCGACTTTCTGAACGGGGTATTCGCCTAG
- a CDS encoding diaminopropionate ammonia-lyase, with product MTLTTYINPDVDVTAALAAASALLTPEAAEHAWDTITSWPEYSRTPLISRPDVAKRARVGEILVKDESLRSELRSFKSLGGAYAVQLAYQRWQARRDATPFVASCVTDGNHGLSVAWGAKNLGVECIVYVPAAVSQARADAIAAQGATVTRIDMNYDEVTELHTKDAEANGWAVITDTAPRADTPLESVVDVMNGYSVLARELADELAEARPTHVLMQAGCGGMAGAIMPAMLRVVPEAKFVVVEPERAACLQASARAGEITVVTGDLHTRMIGMSVGETSRPTWPIIHAGTTGYVACGDGYVDEAMRMLGRPENGYTAIESGETGCAGLVALLELSTDDEARRALGLDESSRVVIINTEGATDAQSYRAVMA from the coding sequence ATGACCCTCACCACCTACATCAACCCGGACGTCGACGTGACGGCGGCGCTCGCCGCGGCATCGGCTCTGCTGACCCCGGAAGCCGCCGAGCACGCGTGGGACACGATCACCTCGTGGCCGGAATACAGTCGGACACCGCTGATTTCGCGACCGGACGTGGCCAAGCGGGCCCGGGTCGGAGAGATCCTCGTGAAGGACGAGTCACTACGTTCGGAGCTTCGCAGCTTCAAGTCCCTCGGTGGGGCGTACGCCGTCCAACTCGCGTATCAGCGATGGCAGGCCCGGCGCGACGCGACACCTTTTGTAGCGAGCTGTGTAACGGACGGAAATCACGGTCTTTCCGTCGCATGGGGAGCTAAAAACCTTGGCGTCGAATGCATCGTCTACGTACCGGCCGCGGTCAGTCAGGCGCGGGCGGATGCGATCGCCGCCCAGGGAGCAACCGTCACGCGCATCGACATGAACTACGACGAAGTCACCGAGCTGCACACCAAGGACGCCGAGGCCAATGGCTGGGCAGTGATCACGGATACGGCGCCCCGAGCCGACACGCCGCTGGAGTCCGTGGTCGACGTGATGAACGGCTACAGCGTTCTCGCCAGAGAACTTGCCGACGAGCTGGCCGAGGCTCGCCCCACGCATGTGCTGATGCAAGCCGGCTGCGGCGGAATGGCCGGAGCCATCATGCCGGCGATGTTGCGTGTCGTACCGGAAGCGAAGTTCGTCGTCGTGGAGCCCGAGCGTGCGGCCTGCCTGCAGGCATCGGCCCGCGCCGGCGAGATCACCGTGGTGACCGGTGACCTCCACACCCGAATGATCGGCATGTCCGTGGGAGAGACGTCCCGGCCAACCTGGCCCATCATCCACGCGGGCACCACCGGATACGTCGCTTGCGGTGACGGCTACGTCGACGAGGCGATGCGGATGCTCGGCCGACCCGAAAATGGGTACACCGCAATCGAATCCGGAGAAACTGGGTGTGCCGGACTGGTCGCACTTCTCGAACTGTCCACCGATGACGAGGCCAGGCGGGCGCTGGGTCTCGACGAGTCGAGCCGGGTGGTCATCATCAACACCGAGGGTGCGACAGACGCGCAGAGCTACCGCGCGGTCATGGCCTAG
- a CDS encoding MFS transporter, giving the protein MTSPVVAHDHAQIRDWPRQIKRAVLGAAVGNILEWYDYFVYGTLAGLVFPTLFFPEADRLTGTVASFATFFVGFLARPIGALIFGHFGDKHGRKNTLLVSLLIMCGGSLAIGLLPTYNHVGIWAPILLVVFRFVQGVGVGGEWGGAVTLAAEWAPNNRRGLVTSFVELAAPIATLIAVAAVSVSSALSGENFDASNWTAGWRWPFYASIVIAVIGFYLRMKVDESPEFLAAKETQAKDVAKGAEAKTPLIVLLRTQWREVILCAMLRAAENSSYYIFTTFAVPLAVLYVGMKEQTILNTITIASAVSIPVLLYAGHLSDRLGRAKVYMGSAVFMMFATIVFFGVLQWGGSAIIIAAFCLSLVPWAAHYGAQPALILESFNTLQRYSGASLGYQIASPLWGGLSPLIATLLLSISVWLVAGYLIALCIMTIVATAILVRVVKRSFGVAGSLDTGNIV; this is encoded by the coding sequence ATGACATCTCCCGTCGTCGCGCACGATCATGCCCAGATTCGCGACTGGCCCCGCCAGATCAAACGAGCAGTGCTCGGCGCCGCCGTCGGAAATATCCTCGAGTGGTACGACTACTTCGTTTATGGCACCTTGGCGGGCCTAGTCTTTCCGACGCTTTTTTTCCCCGAGGCTGACCGGTTGACGGGGACAGTCGCGTCATTCGCGACGTTCTTCGTGGGTTTTCTCGCGCGGCCCATCGGCGCCCTCATCTTCGGACATTTCGGCGACAAGCACGGCCGTAAGAACACTCTGCTGGTGTCACTATTGATCATGTGTGGCGGATCGCTCGCCATCGGGCTCCTACCGACCTATAACCATGTCGGCATATGGGCGCCAATCCTCCTGGTTGTGTTCCGGTTCGTCCAAGGAGTGGGTGTCGGTGGCGAGTGGGGTGGCGCGGTGACGCTCGCCGCAGAATGGGCACCCAACAACCGTCGCGGTCTAGTGACCAGCTTCGTGGAACTGGCTGCCCCCATCGCCACCCTCATCGCGGTCGCTGCCGTTTCGGTTTCGTCGGCGCTCTCCGGCGAGAACTTCGACGCGAGCAACTGGACTGCAGGCTGGCGTTGGCCCTTTTACGCCTCGATTGTCATCGCGGTAATCGGCTTCTACTTACGTATGAAGGTCGATGAGTCTCCGGAGTTCCTTGCTGCCAAGGAAACCCAGGCTAAGGACGTTGCGAAGGGTGCGGAGGCGAAGACGCCACTGATAGTCCTCTTGCGGACCCAGTGGCGAGAGGTCATCCTCTGCGCAATGTTGCGCGCCGCGGAGAACTCCTCCTACTACATCTTCACCACCTTCGCCGTCCCCCTGGCCGTGCTCTACGTTGGCATGAAAGAGCAAACGATTCTCAACACGATCACAATCGCCTCTGCGGTCAGCATCCCGGTGCTGCTCTACGCGGGACATCTGTCCGATCGACTCGGCCGCGCCAAGGTATACATGGGCAGCGCTGTCTTCATGATGTTCGCGACCATCGTTTTCTTCGGCGTATTGCAGTGGGGCGGAAGCGCGATCATCATCGCCGCCTTCTGCCTGTCGCTTGTGCCGTGGGCGGCTCATTACGGAGCACAGCCGGCATTGATCCTGGAGTCGTTCAATACGCTGCAGCGGTACTCTGGTGCGAGCCTCGGCTACCAGATCGCGTCGCCGTTATGGGGAGGCCTCTCTCCACTGATTGCCACCCTCCTGCTGTCAATCTCCGTTTGGCTCGTCGCGGGCTACCTCATCGCACTGTGCATTATGACCATCGTCGCCACCGCAATCCTGGTGCGGGTGGTGAAGCGCTCGTTCGGTGTGGCGGGCAGCCTCGACACGGGAAACATCGTGTAA
- a CDS encoding DUF3349 domain-containing protein, which produces MSIPAIVAPGARLLARATPRMFPAPITCPLLALLRHQLSDNEARPVAAQLTATGQSPVSITDIEVAITKVIDTMPSPHDVQRVTDPLTADGWICSTSVQT; this is translated from the coding sequence ATGTCAATTCCAGCGATTGTGGCTCCGGGTGCTCGGCTTCTTGCGCGGGCTACCCCGAGGATGTTCCCGGCACCGATTACGTGCCCGCTGCTGGCGCTTCTGCGACACCAACTCAGCGACAATGAAGCCCGCCCGGTCGCCGCGCAACTCACCGCCACCGGGCAATCACCTGTGTCGATCACCGACATCGAAGTGGCCATCACCAAAGTCATCGACACCATGCCCTCACCGCACGACGTGCAACGCGTCACCGACCCGCTCACCGCCGACGGATGGATTTGTTCTACGTCAGTCCAGACGTAG
- a CDS encoding D-arabinono-1,4-lactone oxidase, translated as MSDATATTRHWENWGGNQGFDYVASVTAATDDDVVSAVREAVRGNHGLRVAGSGHSFTPIVQTDHTLLNITALSGVVDVDTSRHRATVRAGTGLADVGAPLWDAGMSLANQGDVDAQTISGAIATGTKGSGPLFGSLSSTVRGVRLVNGEGEIVTITEDQPDLLHAAQVSVGMLGVFLDLTLQCVPAYKLREQNAVLPFSEVDARWDEFLSSYRHFSFWWLPTDESSAMYDLGDLPKDHCVVKLLTEEPPTAADIDGEPGSRTGRAHLIYPDATTDARFHELEYMVPAEYGRAALGTLRDLMLTRHTDQISPVQIRWQRADEAYLSAQYHRDTVSVSVSGKPGTTYEPFLRDLDRELQQFDARPHWGKIHYLTRDRAEQLYPKYEEFQEIRRRFDPHGIFLNPHLRELFG; from the coding sequence ATGAGCGACGCCACGGCCACCACCCGCCACTGGGAGAACTGGGGAGGAAACCAGGGCTTCGACTATGTCGCGAGCGTCACCGCAGCGACCGATGACGACGTGGTGTCAGCGGTCCGCGAGGCAGTACGTGGCAATCACGGGCTGCGCGTTGCCGGCAGCGGCCACTCGTTCACTCCGATCGTGCAGACCGACCACACGTTGCTGAACATCACGGCACTGTCCGGCGTCGTCGATGTCGATACATCGCGCCACCGGGCCACCGTGCGCGCCGGCACGGGTCTCGCCGATGTCGGCGCCCCGTTGTGGGACGCGGGAATGTCCCTTGCGAACCAGGGCGACGTTGACGCACAGACGATTTCGGGCGCGATTGCGACCGGAACCAAAGGCTCGGGACCCCTGTTCGGCAGCTTGTCGTCTACGGTCCGCGGGGTGCGTCTGGTCAATGGCGAAGGCGAGATCGTGACCATTACCGAGGACCAGCCCGACCTTCTGCACGCCGCTCAAGTTTCGGTCGGCATGCTCGGGGTCTTTCTGGACCTCACCCTGCAGTGCGTGCCCGCCTACAAGCTCCGTGAACAGAACGCCGTCCTGCCGTTCTCCGAAGTCGACGCGCGGTGGGACGAGTTCCTGTCCAGCTACCGGCATTTCTCGTTCTGGTGGCTCCCCACCGACGAGTCTTCGGCGATGTACGACCTCGGCGATCTGCCGAAGGACCATTGCGTGGTCAAACTGCTGACCGAGGAGCCCCCGACGGCCGCAGACATCGATGGCGAGCCGGGATCGCGGACAGGTCGGGCGCATCTCATCTATCCCGATGCGACGACAGACGCCCGTTTCCATGAACTCGAGTACATGGTGCCGGCCGAATACGGGCGCGCCGCGCTCGGCACGTTGCGCGATTTGATGCTGACCCGTCATACCGATCAGATCAGCCCGGTTCAGATTCGGTGGCAGCGGGCGGACGAGGCGTACCTGTCGGCGCAATACCACCGCGACACGGTGTCCGTGTCGGTGTCAGGCAAGCCCGGCACCACCTATGAACCGTTCCTGCGCGACCTCGACCGCGAGTTGCAGCAGTTCGATGCGCGACCGCACTGGGGCAAAATCCACTACCTCACCCGGGACCGCGCCGAACAGCTCTACCCGAAATACGAAGAATTCCAGGAGATCCGACGTCGGTTCGACCCGCACGGCATCTTCCTCAATCCCCACCTGCGCGAACTGTTCGGATGA
- a CDS encoding LysR family transcriptional regulator, which yields MKIWPDIGRLHMLVEFERLGSLAAVAESLSYSSSAVSQQMTTLQKEVGAELVRKRGKALELTDQGRLMAQIAKHVLLELETARTAIAASSETIHGQLRVACLQTVTQVLLPETIVDLRKRFPDFSIELVQGESLESLESLVGGAVSVAIAERFDTFTDRVRTDLTSVELFTEPMSLITRVGALPLHAADATDEQSWREALSAADWVFEPLSSPSGQWALEWCRRQGFEPRVRYESGDLLSHLRLIERGLAFGFIPHIIAATLPRGIAMHPLDATQTRTVYLSTWTATADHPGVIELTRGLERAYRAHSNPPTNPA from the coding sequence GTGAAAATCTGGCCCGACATCGGCCGCTTGCACATGCTCGTCGAGTTCGAGCGCCTCGGTTCGCTTGCCGCAGTGGCGGAGTCACTCTCCTACAGCTCGTCGGCTGTGTCGCAGCAGATGACGACGCTTCAAAAGGAGGTAGGTGCTGAACTCGTGCGCAAGCGAGGAAAGGCACTCGAACTCACCGACCAAGGTCGGCTGATGGCGCAAATCGCTAAGCACGTCTTGCTTGAGCTCGAAACTGCACGCACCGCGATCGCTGCCTCCTCTGAGACGATACATGGCCAGCTACGGGTCGCCTGCTTGCAAACTGTGACGCAGGTGTTACTGCCCGAGACGATCGTTGATCTCCGTAAAAGGTTTCCCGACTTTTCAATCGAGCTTGTGCAGGGCGAGTCGCTCGAATCGCTGGAGAGCCTTGTCGGAGGCGCCGTGAGCGTCGCTATCGCAGAGCGCTTCGACACGTTTACCGACCGCGTACGAACCGACCTGACCAGTGTCGAGCTGTTCACTGAGCCGATGAGCCTCATCACGCGCGTCGGTGCTCTGCCCTTGCATGCCGCCGATGCCACCGACGAACAGTCCTGGCGGGAAGCGCTGTCCGCAGCCGACTGGGTCTTTGAACCGCTGTCGAGCCCGAGCGGACAGTGGGCCCTTGAATGGTGCCGCCGGCAGGGCTTCGAACCGAGGGTGCGCTATGAGTCGGGGGACCTCTTGTCGCATCTCCGTCTCATCGAACGGGGTCTCGCGTTCGGCTTCATCCCACACATCATCGCTGCGACCTTGCCTCGCGGGATCGCGATGCATCCGCTAGACGCAACGCAGACGCGCACGGTCTATCTCTCGACCTGGACCGCCACGGCCGACCACCCGGGCGTGATTGAACTGACCCGCGGGCTCGAGCGCGCCTACCGAGCCCACTCCAATCCACCCACCAACCCGGCCTAG
- a CDS encoding M20/M25/M40 family metallo-hydrolase, with protein sequence MDNQSPAPPAPYEDELLGLLDRLISIPSVNPGLDPTGTGEGQMADFLQEWAKNNGLESRRIGDDRPSIILTNATQHPGAPTILFGGHLDTVGFGQMSNPLAPTRVGDQIHGRGAYDMKSGMAASLIAMRELAANHDINVVVAMVADEEFGSRGMEQTLPFLTADYAIVAEMTELQIGVAHKGFVWLDVLITGKAAHGSRPDLGVDAIMNAGHVLVALQALDASLRSRQHPLLGSPNLHASLITGGIEESTIPDECRIILERRTLPGETSESVLAEVQQAVFESISGLPGVTAEVTVIQHRHPFEIDPANPLVQALTAAAHQHGTKAPTVGVSYWADSALIAETGVPTVLFGPSGEGAHAQVEWVSAESIVKLAQIFITAAASLGASAQSTDSRAAR encoded by the coding sequence ATGGACAACCAATCCCCCGCACCTCCGGCGCCGTACGAAGATGAGCTGTTGGGTCTATTGGATCGATTGATCAGCATTCCCTCGGTCAATCCGGGATTGGACCCCACCGGCACCGGAGAAGGCCAGATGGCCGATTTCCTGCAGGAATGGGCTAAGAACAATGGCCTCGAGTCCCGCCGAATCGGCGACGATCGACCCAGCATCATCCTGACCAACGCGACACAGCATCCCGGCGCGCCGACGATCCTGTTCGGCGGTCATCTCGACACCGTCGGTTTCGGCCAGATGTCCAACCCCCTCGCGCCGACTCGGGTCGGCGACCAGATCCACGGTCGCGGCGCCTATGACATGAAGTCCGGCATGGCCGCATCGCTCATCGCGATGCGGGAGCTCGCGGCAAACCACGACATCAACGTCGTCGTGGCGATGGTGGCCGACGAAGAATTCGGCAGCCGCGGAATGGAGCAAACCCTCCCCTTCCTCACCGCCGACTACGCCATTGTCGCCGAGATGACAGAACTGCAGATCGGCGTCGCTCACAAGGGCTTCGTCTGGCTTGACGTCCTGATCACGGGAAAGGCCGCACACGGCTCCCGCCCCGATCTCGGCGTGGATGCCATCATGAACGCCGGGCACGTACTGGTGGCGCTGCAGGCACTCGATGCATCGCTACGCTCCCGGCAACACCCGCTGCTTGGTTCACCGAACCTGCATGCCTCGCTGATCACTGGCGGCATCGAGGAATCCACGATCCCGGACGAGTGCCGCATCATCCTGGAGCGTCGGACGCTCCCCGGTGAAACCAGTGAGTCCGTTCTCGCCGAGGTCCAGCAGGCCGTCTTCGAATCGATCTCCGGGCTGCCCGGCGTCACGGCGGAGGTCACAGTCATCCAGCATCGCCACCCTTTCGAGATCGATCCGGCGAACCCGTTGGTGCAAGCTTTGACAGCTGCCGCCCATCAGCACGGAACGAAAGCGCCGACAGTCGGCGTGAGCTATTGGGCCGACTCCGCCCTCATCGCCGAGACCGGCGTCCCGACGGTGCTCTTCGGCCCGAGCGGCGAGGGCGCGCACGCTCAGGTGGAGTGGGTGAGCGCGGAGTCGATCGTGAAACTCGCCCAGATCTTCATCACGGCGGCTGCTTCCCTCGGAGCGTCCGCCCAATCGACCGACTCACGCGCTGCCCGGTAA
- a CDS encoding GntR family transcriptional regulator, producing the protein MLSTTASLKQPSLRDQALRVIKAGMVSGELAPGEIYSATALANQLGVSASPVREAMLTLVNQGLMEAVRNRGFRVLPLDDNDRREIYEMRTLLEIPATAALAGRQEIIDQYEEFHRIADEIVTSARAGDLISYLDADRRFHLGLLAFSNNERLVAAIDGLRDNTRQYGLKSLSEKGALVASAEEHLPILDAIVADSPDKVRELMQRHLRHIRGDWADPGFTQP; encoded by the coding sequence ATGCTGAGCACAACAGCCAGCCTCAAACAGCCCAGCCTTCGCGACCAGGCGCTACGCGTTATCAAAGCGGGCATGGTGTCGGGTGAGCTCGCCCCCGGCGAGATCTACTCCGCGACCGCGCTGGCCAATCAGCTCGGGGTGTCTGCTAGTCCCGTGCGCGAAGCCATGCTCACCCTGGTGAACCAGGGATTGATGGAAGCGGTACGCAACCGCGGATTCCGGGTGCTGCCGCTCGATGACAACGATCGCCGCGAAATCTACGAGATGCGAACCCTCCTGGAGATCCCAGCCACCGCGGCGTTGGCCGGCCGGCAGGAGATCATCGACCAATACGAGGAGTTCCATCGCATCGCCGACGAGATCGTGACGTCGGCGCGCGCGGGCGACCTGATCAGTTACCTGGACGCCGATAGGCGTTTCCACCTCGGGTTGCTCGCGTTCAGTAACAACGAGCGCCTCGTCGCCGCGATCGACGGCCTGCGCGATAACACCCGCCAGTACGGGCTCAAGAGCTTATCCGAGAAGGGCGCCCTGGTCGCCTCCGCCGAGGAGCACCTGCCAATCCTCGACGCAATCGTCGCTGATTCCCCCGATAAGGTCCGCGAACTGATGCAGCGCCATCTCCGTCATATCCGCGGCGACTGGGCCGACCCGGGCTTCACGCAGCCATAA
- a CDS encoding APC family permease, translating to MADYDHHEDDQLLAKLGYRQELTRSLGQFSTFATGFAFISILTGMFLLFGFTYASGGPASFWAWIVSIGGQLLFALVFAELAVKYPLTGSVYNWSKHIAKTGVAWMAGSAMILALVVSSAAVALTMQAILPSISDVFWLYGDGTGPNDASINSVILGSLMLVGTTVVMLCGTKVRALVNNIGVSIELVASLVLIVLLLFHAKRGPSVVFETNGTENNYSTGYFGALLLCLMLGLLVMWGFDSATTLSEETINPRKNGPKAIIRALLASGVFGALLILFSVMAVKDLGADEIASGGLTYVVKSTLGDTVGDLFLFCGAFAVFVCGMANQTGAVNLMFAMARDNAFPGSRFVSKVNERVKVPVVPTIGVAIIAILILVFNMGQPQIFLVVSGTTIILALTSYLLIVGPNALQRLQGRWTQPEKGYFSLGRFGTPVAVAATLWAIVMIVNIAWPRPDVYNPAEPFHWYLQWGGVLAPAIMLGLAFVVYWFTRRGKMGILAEHAATSQTEPDDGPRAPALS from the coding sequence ATGGCTGACTACGACCACCACGAGGACGATCAGCTTCTTGCGAAGCTGGGATACCGGCAGGAGCTGACTCGCTCACTGGGTCAGTTCTCAACGTTCGCGACGGGGTTTGCATTCATTTCGATTCTCACCGGCATGTTTCTGCTGTTCGGTTTCACATACGCCAGCGGTGGCCCGGCATCGTTCTGGGCGTGGATTGTGTCTATCGGCGGCCAGCTGCTGTTCGCGCTGGTTTTCGCTGAGCTGGCGGTGAAATACCCGTTGACGGGATCGGTGTACAACTGGTCGAAGCACATTGCCAAGACTGGCGTGGCGTGGATGGCGGGCTCAGCGATGATTCTCGCGTTGGTGGTGTCTTCGGCGGCAGTCGCGCTGACCATGCAGGCGATTCTGCCCAGCATCTCGGACGTCTTCTGGCTCTACGGCGACGGCACCGGACCCAATGACGCCAGCATCAATTCCGTCATCCTCGGTTCACTCATGCTGGTCGGGACCACCGTGGTCATGCTCTGCGGTACCAAGGTGCGCGCTCTCGTCAACAACATCGGTGTGTCCATCGAACTCGTCGCGTCGCTGGTGCTGATCGTGTTGCTGTTGTTCCACGCCAAGCGCGGGCCATCGGTCGTATTCGAGACCAACGGCACCGAAAACAATTACAGCACGGGATACTTCGGCGCCCTGCTGCTGTGCCTCATGCTCGGGCTGCTGGTGATGTGGGGGTTCGACTCGGCGACCACGCTCAGTGAGGAGACCATCAATCCTCGGAAGAACGGGCCGAAGGCGATCATCCGCGCATTGCTGGCGTCCGGTGTGTTCGGTGCTCTGCTGATCCTGTTCTCGGTGATGGCCGTGAAAGATCTCGGCGCGGACGAGATTGCCTCCGGTGGGTTGACGTACGTCGTCAAAAGCACACTGGGGGATACGGTTGGCGATCTTTTCTTGTTCTGCGGTGCGTTCGCCGTCTTCGTCTGTGGCATGGCCAATCAGACCGGCGCGGTCAACCTGATGTTCGCCATGGCCCGCGACAACGCATTTCCCGGCTCGCGGTTCGTCTCGAAGGTCAACGAGCGAGTAAAAGTCCCTGTGGTGCCGACCATCGGCGTCGCGATCATCGCCATCTTGATACTCGTCTTCAACATGGGGCAGCCGCAGATCTTCCTCGTCGTGTCCGGCACCACCATCATCCTGGCCTTGACCTCTTACCTCCTCATTGTTGGCCCGAATGCACTGCAGCGCTTGCAAGGTCGCTGGACCCAGCCCGAGAAGGGGTATTTCAGCCTCGGCAGATTCGGGACCCCGGTCGCAGTGGCCGCAACGTTGTGGGCAATCGTGATGATCGTCAATATCGCGTGGCCGCGGCCGGATGTCTACAACCCGGCAGAGCCATTCCACTGGTACCTCCAGTGGGGTGGGGTGCTGGCGCCGGCGATCATGTTGGGCCTGGCGTTCGTGGTGTACTGGTTCACCCGCCGCGGCAAGATGGGCATTCTCGCTGAGCACGCGGCCACGTCGCAGACAGAACCGGACGACGGCCCCCGCGCACCCGCCCTGAGTTGA